The proteins below come from a single Stutzerimonas stutzeri RCH2 genomic window:
- a CDS encoding DUF262 domain-containing protein, which yields MSKRDPKPEVLRLEELALLVKSGDIKLPSFQRSFVWKRADMLKLLDSIYKGYPIGSILLWNSSQRLKSERDIAGLQVNDEHTVYPTNYLLDGQQRLTTLCGAIFWEGGPASSIWNIHFDLETESFVYPRENDQLTLFPLNKLMSTRDFIFQCMKYEHHPNKVIYTDRAERLLRSVKDYKVAVVKIGDMSIEEVAPIFERINSTGRKLTIVDLMMAATWSNGFDLSAEIEETKAACTALGFGGISEQMILRSIAASANLGINKEDIQRLRNLSPVELKEAASKSCAAFISAASWIMNNLPIRDASYLPYGLFLTYLVEIFRVSGGLSDEQSKAVLSWFWYTSATLYFGGASTGQISRDLNVVREFASGSRVSLYVQVEIDISRLLFDKFNLKNASSTTFALLLLSVSGGTAISGRPIPLDLIGAKDSRIFGRISPDNIADKNISVVIDVQRNGSSEIGVELEKQLLSNDCVFDAERQDEISFVINRANLVSSFIESVCGCQSHYSIEALMSLQLADNGDSADID from the coding sequence ATGTCTAAAAGAGACCCAAAGCCCGAAGTGCTGCGTTTAGAAGAGCTTGCTCTTTTGGTTAAGTCTGGTGATATAAAGCTTCCTAGTTTCCAGAGGTCTTTTGTATGGAAACGTGCCGATATGCTCAAGTTATTGGATAGTATTTATAAGGGCTATCCGATTGGCAGTATTTTGCTTTGGAATAGTTCGCAGCGGCTGAAGAGCGAGCGAGACATTGCAGGGCTACAGGTGAATGACGAACATACAGTTTACCCAACAAACTACTTATTGGATGGCCAGCAACGACTCACCACTTTATGTGGTGCGATTTTTTGGGAGGGAGGGCCAGCAAGCAGTATTTGGAATATCCATTTTGACTTGGAGACGGAAAGCTTCGTCTACCCTAGGGAAAATGATCAACTTACTCTTTTCCCATTAAATAAGTTGATGAGTACTAGGGACTTTATATTTCAATGCATGAAGTACGAGCACCATCCAAATAAAGTTATTTATACTGATCGGGCAGAGCGCTTGCTTCGCTCGGTGAAGGATTACAAGGTGGCGGTTGTTAAGATTGGGGATATGTCAATCGAAGAAGTTGCTCCCATATTTGAGCGAATAAATAGTACTGGCAGAAAGCTTACAATTGTTGATTTGATGATGGCCGCAACATGGAGTAACGGGTTCGATTTATCTGCCGAGATCGAGGAAACAAAAGCAGCTTGTACTGCCCTTGGCTTTGGCGGTATATCGGAACAAATGATACTCCGATCAATAGCAGCGTCTGCAAATCTCGGGATTAATAAAGAAGATATACAGCGTCTGAGGAACTTAAGCCCTGTTGAGTTAAAAGAGGCTGCGTCAAAAAGCTGTGCTGCATTTATTAGTGCGGCGTCTTGGATAATGAACAATTTGCCAATAAGAGACGCGTCTTATCTACCGTATGGGTTGTTCCTGACCTACTTGGTTGAGATTTTTAGAGTGTCTGGCGGGCTTTCCGATGAGCAATCAAAGGCGGTGCTTTCATGGTTTTGGTATACATCCGCTACACTGTATTTTGGTGGGGCTAGCACTGGTCAAATATCAAGGGATCTTAATGTTGTGCGCGAATTCGCCTCAGGCTCGCGTGTAAGCCTTTATGTGCAAGTCGAAATAGATATAAGCAGGTTATTGTTCGATAAATTTAACTTGAAAAATGCTAGTAGCACAACATTTGCTTTGCTCCTGCTTTCCGTAAGCGGTGGTACCGCCATATCAGGACGGCCAATACCACTCGACTTGATTGGTGCTAAAGATAGTAGGATATTCGGTCGGATATCTCCGGATAACATTGCTGATAAAAATATCTCCGTTGTTATAGATGTCCAGCGTAATGGCTCGAGTGAGATTGGAGTTGAGCTCGAAAAGCAATTGTTAAGTAATGATTGCGTATTTGATGCTGAGAGGCAGGATGAAATTAGCTTTGTTATCAATCGCGCAAATCTTGTTTCGTCCTTTATCGAGTCTGTATGTGGATGTCAAAGTCACTACAGTATTGAAGCGCTTATGAGTCTTCAGTTGGCCGATAATGGAGATAGTGCAGACATAGACTGA
- a CDS encoding putative phage abortive infection protein, which yields MTLSKVKTLPLRMNGGVFLDVLLLILILLMVFFVWRYGWSWIDSNPDINSAQDVNAVRGQFGDKFGAINALFAGCAFAGIIFTIFLQSREIRQTKSMLEEQLKGANKNRFDGTFFELIKLHSDITSKLSDLQHNGRHAFRAFHERIILSDTDFPAFCALNKFSREEIRIIRDLRSIPDSMKSRLQAADISNLETALERGTACCDNYLDDTLAHHEEKIRRAYALAAEQHIDNYSHYFRNLYHALRFIKESDLIDEGEKQRYAKILRSQLSEPELVGLFYNSLTLISLPGREGMELGHPKMGRLLKEFDVLQNLSPRTVLHPKHLDIFDLNNGGKQHV from the coding sequence ATGACTCTAAGCAAAGTCAAAACGCTACCTCTAAGGATGAATGGGGGAGTGTTTTTAGACGTGTTGCTGCTCATTTTAATACTGCTTATGGTGTTTTTTGTTTGGCGTTATGGCTGGAGTTGGATAGATAGTAATCCAGACATAAATAGTGCCCAAGATGTAAATGCTGTGCGAGGTCAGTTTGGTGATAAGTTCGGTGCTATAAATGCTCTATTTGCAGGGTGCGCATTTGCAGGAATAATTTTCACAATATTTCTTCAAAGTAGGGAAATACGCCAAACCAAAAGTATGCTGGAGGAGCAATTAAAGGGTGCAAATAAAAACCGCTTTGATGGTACTTTTTTTGAGCTCATAAAGTTGCATAGCGATATAACGTCGAAGCTATCAGATCTTCAGCATAATGGCAGGCACGCTTTTAGGGCGTTCCATGAAAGAATTATACTGTCCGATACAGACTTTCCTGCTTTTTGTGCGCTTAATAAATTTAGCAGGGAAGAGATTCGCATAATACGAGATCTGCGGTCTATACCTGATTCGATGAAGTCACGACTGCAAGCTGCGGATATTTCCAATCTTGAAACTGCCCTGGAGCGTGGAACTGCATGCTGCGATAACTACTTAGATGATACCTTAGCGCACCATGAGGAGAAAATCAGAAGAGCATATGCCCTTGCAGCCGAGCAGCATATCGATAATTACTCGCACTATTTTAGGAATTTGTATCATGCTTTGCGGTTTATCAAGGAGTCGGACCTGATAGACGAAGGTGAGAAGCAGAGATATGCAAAGATTTTAAGGTCTCAACTTTCTGAGCCCGAACTTGTTGGGTTGTTCTATAACTCACTTACCCTGATCAGCCTTCCAGGTAGGGAAGGGATGGAGCTGGGGCATCCAAAGATGGGAAGGCTTTTAAAGGAATTTGATGTCTTGCAAAATTTAAGTCCGAGAACGGTTCTTCACCCTAAGCACCTGGATATTTTCGACTTAAATAATGGGGGCAAGCAACATGTCTAA